A window from Kovacikia minuta CCNUW1 encodes these proteins:
- a CDS encoding sensor histidine kinase: MTETQSEIRYLQFVLTLAVPIALGLIGLTGWILSGIAMRPIQQSYQQLQRFTSDASHELRSPLSAILTNAQVGLLSVADNLQVRPRWLENLAVDYAAQAATQDIKLISQLPEQPIQLLADPDLLRQAIENLLSNACKHASWWNGRVAPGVPIELGNHSGN; this comes from the coding sequence ATGACTGAGACTCAGAGCGAGATCAGATATCTTCAGTTTGTGTTAACCCTGGCTGTCCCGATCGCTTTAGGATTAATTGGACTAACGGGTTGGATACTGAGTGGCATCGCCATGCGGCCAATTCAACAGTCCTATCAGCAGCTACAACGCTTCACCTCCGATGCTTCCCATGAGTTACGATCGCCCCTCTCTGCCATCCTCACCAATGCTCAAGTTGGACTGCTATCCGTAGCGGATAATCTCCAGGTACGCCCGCGTTGGCTGGAAAATTTAGCCGTTGATTACGCGGCTCAAGCTGCAACGCAAGACATAAAGCTAATCAGCCAGTTGCCAGAGCAACCCATCCAGCTATTGGCTGACCCCGATCTGCTGCGGCAAGCCATCGAAAACCTGCTCAGCAATGCCTGTAAACACGCCAGTTGGTGGAACGGTAGAGTTGCGCCTGGAGTCCCAATCGAGTTGGGCAATCATTCAGGTAATTGA
- a CDS encoding protein kinase domain-containing protein codes for MITLTLLHPIQSIPVQSWTFEQDSVVRIGRSTDNHVILYSAVVSRHHVELRKVDSHWEIVNLGANGTYLDGKRITQVPVEDGVIIRLARSGPNIQIHIGPSASKASQGATGENTLAQRIKLKATETLPEKEDTGELDKAEPSPVIPTPITIQPESDEGEAAPKLETPDGSHPPMTAMEGENPAPAEVVPGSSKGLVNCSHPRARGDVLFCPDCGQPLQTLQTVGEYQVIKTLSQTGIGFSQLVWRNGQSLLLKTLNPDWVTNSVARDLFEQQAKRLIQLRHPGIPQYMNFFVENEQPYLVREQVYGQDLYQHVKRKGVLPQAEAIAVIQQVCEVLDYLHQQSPPFLHEDLKPENLILQPLTVANPKITVVGFVSLKSLETDDQLSPMGYTAPEQQQGQATPASDLFALGPILLYLLTGKEPIEFYAQQEEGFRLYPESASQLSPELITIIRKLTNPHPSDRYTNAREVAEGLNQVR; via the coding sequence GTGATTACGCTAACCCTCTTGCATCCAATTCAGTCGATTCCCGTTCAAAGCTGGACTTTTGAACAAGATTCTGTTGTCCGGATCGGGCGATCGACCGACAACCACGTTATTCTCTACAGCGCGGTGGTTTCTCGACACCATGTTGAGTTACGCAAGGTCGATTCCCATTGGGAAATCGTCAACCTGGGCGCAAATGGAACCTATTTGGATGGGAAGCGAATTACTCAGGTTCCAGTGGAGGACGGGGTAATTATCCGATTGGCACGATCGGGACCCAATATTCAAATTCATATCGGTCCATCCGCTTCCAAAGCATCCCAGGGGGCTACTGGAGAAAACACATTAGCTCAGCGAATTAAATTAAAGGCAACGGAAACCCTGCCTGAGAAAGAAGACACCGGCGAGCTTGACAAAGCTGAACCATCCCCTGTTATCCCCACTCCTATTACGATTCAGCCCGAATCTGATGAGGGTGAGGCGGCTCCAAAATTGGAAACACCTGATGGCAGCCACCCCCCGATGACGGCAATGGAAGGAGAAAATCCTGCGCCAGCGGAAGTCGTTCCTGGTTCATCAAAGGGGTTGGTTAATTGCTCCCATCCCCGCGCCAGGGGGGACGTGCTGTTTTGCCCGGATTGTGGGCAACCCTTGCAAACCTTGCAAACCGTAGGGGAGTATCAGGTCATCAAAACCCTCAGCCAGACTGGAATTGGGTTTTCTCAGCTAGTTTGGCGAAATGGGCAGAGCCTTTTGTTAAAAACTCTCAACCCTGATTGGGTCACAAATTCAGTCGCCAGAGATTTGTTTGAACAGCAAGCTAAACGGTTGATTCAGTTGCGCCATCCTGGCATTCCTCAGTACATGAATTTTTTTGTTGAAAATGAGCAGCCGTACCTGGTTCGAGAGCAGGTCTATGGGCAGGATCTATATCAGCATGTGAAGCGGAAGGGCGTATTGCCACAGGCGGAAGCGATCGCTGTTATCCAGCAAGTTTGCGAGGTGCTGGATTATCTGCACCAGCAATCGCCCCCTTTCCTGCACGAAGACCTGAAACCAGAAAACCTGATTCTGCAACCTCTGACGGTTGCTAATCCCAAAATCACGGTCGTTGGCTTTGTTTCCCTCAAATCTCTGGAAACGGACGACCAACTTTCTCCTATGGGATATACCGCTCCAGAACAGCAACAGGGACAAGCAACCCCCGCTTCCGACCTGTTTGCCCTGGGTCCTATCCTGCTATATCTGCTGACCGGGAAAGAACCGATCGAATTCTATGCTCAGCAGGAGGAAGGGTTCCGCCTCTATCCAGAATCCGCTTCACAGCTATCCCCAGAACTGATCACCATCATCCGCAAACTGACCAATCCCCACCCCAGCGATCGCTACACCAACGCCAGGGAAGTAGCAGAAGGATTGAATCAAGTGCGCTAA
- the ftsY gene encoding signal recognition particle-docking protein FtsY: MTFDWFRRQFKQTVEEGSNEETQPNQPEPERSEPVQQEETPAVAEDYLSWAKAAYQNIQKRQQTETTEAGQEAASTTETPATPDAEVAVEPEVAVEPEVAVEPEIAVEPDPAAIEAKIAPVELTEPAIALEVESLSTAESPTEQEKAQVNLPADTGLAETAPPIPEPAAEPETAESEPTVEPQAPLPFWLAAEADRQARLERLKETAIAEPETEPAVTSPIGAESATETPAETPLPEIPDFTLDEGFIWSAEVLAAQGRRPEDVSLEEITWLKRLRQGLDKTRRGLINQLRAIVGQGPLTQDAVIEIESVLLQADVGVDATDAIIESLQQKLRSDVLPPDAAITYLKQILRDMLDAPLKESNAFFTPQKDTLNIWLITGVNGAGKTTTIGKLAHIAQKSGYKCLIAAADTFRAAAVEQVKVWGSRSGVEVIANPGQNTDPAAVVFDAIAAAQSRGTELLLVDTAGRLQNKKNLMDELSKIRRIIDKKAGKDVVVESLLVLDATLGQNGLRQAEVFSQAAQLSGVVLTKLDGTAKGGIALAIVQQLGLPIRFIGAGEGVEDLRPFSSYEFVEALLNG, encoded by the coding sequence ATGACGTTTGATTGGTTTCGTCGTCAATTTAAGCAGACGGTTGAAGAAGGAAGTAATGAGGAGACTCAGCCAAACCAGCCTGAGCCTGAGCGCTCTGAACCTGTACAACAGGAAGAAACTCCAGCGGTTGCGGAAGATTATTTGAGTTGGGCAAAGGCTGCCTACCAGAACATCCAAAAACGCCAGCAGACAGAAACCACTGAAGCTGGTCAGGAAGCAGCTTCAACAACGGAAACTCCAGCCACTCCAGACGCTGAAGTCGCAGTTGAGCCAGAAGTCGCAGTTGAGCCAGAAGTCGCAGTTGAGCCAGAAATCGCAGTTGAGCCAGACCCAGCGGCAATTGAGGCAAAGATTGCTCCCGTTGAGCTAACGGAACCTGCGATCGCACTGGAAGTAGAATCACTTTCTACCGCCGAATCTCCTACCGAACAGGAAAAAGCCCAGGTTAACCTGCCAGCGGATACAGGGCTGGCAGAGACCGCGCCCCCGATTCCAGAACCTGCGGCTGAGCCAGAAACCGCTGAGTCAGAACCAACCGTTGAACCTCAGGCTCCACTACCTTTTTGGTTGGCGGCTGAAGCCGATCGCCAAGCTCGCCTGGAACGATTGAAGGAAACAGCAATCGCAGAACCGGAAACGGAGCCTGCGGTTACTTCCCCCATCGGCGCAGAGAGCGCCACAGAAACGCCTGCTGAAACCCCTTTGCCCGAAATTCCCGATTTTACTCTGGATGAAGGTTTTATCTGGTCAGCGGAGGTTTTGGCAGCCCAGGGGCGGCGTCCTGAGGATGTTTCTCTGGAGGAAATTACCTGGTTGAAGCGACTCCGGCAAGGACTCGATAAAACTCGCCGGGGGTTAATTAACCAACTACGGGCGATCGTCGGGCAGGGACCGCTGACCCAGGATGCCGTCATTGAAATTGAATCGGTGCTTCTGCAAGCAGATGTGGGAGTAGATGCCACCGATGCCATTATTGAGTCGCTTCAGCAAAAGCTACGAAGTGACGTTTTGCCACCGGATGCCGCCATTACCTACCTGAAGCAAATTTTGCGGGACATGCTGGATGCCCCCCTGAAGGAAAGCAATGCATTTTTTACGCCCCAAAAAGATACCCTCAACATCTGGTTAATTACAGGAGTCAACGGGGCCGGGAAGACAACCACCATCGGTAAACTTGCCCATATTGCCCAAAAGTCAGGTTACAAGTGTTTGATTGCAGCAGCAGACACCTTCCGGGCAGCCGCAGTTGAGCAGGTCAAAGTTTGGGGCAGTCGGAGTGGGGTGGAAGTCATCGCCAATCCAGGGCAGAACACCGATCCCGCTGCTGTCGTGTTTGATGCGATCGCGGCAGCCCAGTCTAGAGGGACAGAACTGCTTCTGGTAGATACCGCTGGACGGCTGCAAAATAAAAAGAATCTAATGGACGAACTCAGTAAAATTCGCCGCATTATCGACAAAAAAGCTGGAAAAGATGTCGTTGTAGAATCCTTGCTCGTTTTAGATGCCACTCTGGGGCAAAACGGGCTGCGTCAAGCCGAAGTTTTCTCCCAGGCTGCCCAACTGAGTGGCGTCGTTCTAACCAAACTAGACGGAACCGCAAAAGGTGGCATTGCCTTAGCGATCGTTCAGCAACTTGGCTTACCGATTCGCTTCATCGGTGCTGGAGAAGGCGTTGAGGATCTCCGTCCCTTTTCCAGTTATGAGTTTGTTGAAGCACTATTGAATGGGTAA
- a CDS encoding GlsB/YeaQ/YmgE family stress response membrane protein — protein MQHLAIHLVVAVIAASIANILIPRRIPGRFLGLILTGLVGVWAGEIVFKVLKGYGVNNAVFHWGILGIPLIPSIVGSVIVLFVVTTLFHPRRYM, from the coding sequence ATGCAGCATCTAGCGATCCATTTGGTTGTTGCGGTTATTGCTGCCAGTATCGCCAACATTCTAATTCCACGGCGCATTCCTGGTCGGTTTTTGGGGCTGATTCTGACAGGTCTTGTAGGTGTGTGGGCTGGTGAAATTGTGTTCAAAGTCCTCAAGGGTTATGGGGTTAACAATGCCGTTTTCCATTGGGGCATCCTTGGCATTCCACTGATTCCGTCTATTGTTGGTTCAGTCATTGTCCTGTTTGTTGTTACCACTCTTTTTCATCCAAGACGTTACATGTAA
- a CDS encoding alpha/beta fold hydrolase, whose amino-acid sequence MIDALDALWLNTSPSLNYLNQPLLKYLAQSVVIANWEYQQTQDEACSLQVAVTLLHDYLKQRDRPIHLIGHGMSGVVALTYARQFPARVRSLTLLSVASQSAITWHAHYYVQRQLFACSRRRLLTHTIFNLFGNTVPQPEDQLLTALNYDLDRALGLHSLFGIAQLPQDGVSMPLLVCGGAMDSIVCPPDIEAWRHWLKPEDALWQCPEGRHFFHYFHSQLVGDRILAFWRSTLIKRSIQHQIPDQSDCSTIVHSRP is encoded by the coding sequence ATGATTGATGCCCTAGATGCACTTTGGCTTAACACAAGCCCCAGCTTAAACTATCTCAATCAGCCATTACTGAAGTATTTAGCCCAATCAGTTGTGATTGCAAACTGGGAATACCAGCAAACTCAGGATGAAGCCTGTTCCCTTCAAGTTGCAGTTACGTTATTACACGACTATTTGAAACAGCGTGATCGCCCGATCCATCTCATCGGTCATGGGATGAGTGGCGTTGTGGCTTTAACCTATGCCCGACAATTTCCAGCACGGGTGCGATCGTTGACGCTATTATCTGTAGCGAGTCAATCGGCAATTACCTGGCATGCTCATTACTATGTGCAACGTCAGTTATTTGCCTGTAGCCGCAGACGCCTATTGACCCATACTATTTTCAACCTGTTTGGCAACACCGTTCCACAACCTGAAGACCAATTATTAACAGCCCTCAACTATGACCTGGACCGAGCATTGGGGTTGCATTCCCTATTCGGAATTGCTCAACTCCCTCAGGATGGGGTGTCAATGCCTTTACTCGTTTGTGGAGGTGCAATGGATTCGATCGTATGTCCACCTGACATAGAAGCCTGGCGTCATTGGCTAAAGCCTGAAGATGCCCTATGGCAATGTCCAGAGGGACGGCATTTCTTTCATTACTTTCATTCCCAGTTGGTTGGCGATCGCATTTTAGCGTTCTGGCGATCAACATTAATCAAGCGTTCAATTCAGCATCAGATTCCTGATCAGTCAGATTGTTCTACCATTGTTCATTCACGTCCTTAG
- a CDS encoding TerC family protein, which translates to MLDFIFESPFNWGVETLSLLIVLVALEAVLSADNAIALATLSQSLHNPKLERRALNIGLAIAYGLRMLLIVSATWIIQFWQFELAGALYLLWLSWQYFAAKQVDQGNRSMTAKSLWQVIPLIAVTDLAFSLDSVTTAIAISQDLWLILLGGTIGIVTLRFLAGLFIRWLEEFLHLEAAGYVAVALVGLRLLLRVVAPALVPPEWLMISLIAVIFAWGFSQHRQRA; encoded by the coding sequence ATGCTGGATTTTATTTTTGAGTCTCCGTTTAATTGGGGTGTTGAAACCCTTTCCCTGCTGATCGTGCTGGTTGCTTTAGAAGCAGTCTTGTCAGCAGATAATGCGATCGCGTTAGCCACATTGTCTCAATCCTTGCACAATCCAAAGCTGGAACGACGTGCCCTCAATATTGGCTTAGCCATTGCTTATGGGCTACGAATGCTGCTGATTGTCAGCGCAACCTGGATTATTCAGTTCTGGCAATTTGAATTGGCTGGCGCGCTTTATCTTCTGTGGTTGTCCTGGCAATATTTTGCAGCCAAGCAAGTGGATCAGGGCAATCGATCGATGACGGCAAAATCGCTCTGGCAGGTGATTCCTCTGATCGCGGTGACAGATCTGGCATTCTCTCTAGATAGTGTGACGACCGCGATCGCAATCTCCCAGGATCTGTGGTTAATTTTATTGGGTGGCACCATTGGCATTGTGACGCTTCGTTTCCTGGCAGGATTATTTATCCGCTGGCTGGAAGAGTTTTTGCATCTAGAAGCTGCGGGCTACGTTGCAGTTGCTTTAGTTGGATTGCGATTGCTATTACGTGTGGTTGCTCCAGCGCTAGTTCCGCCAGAGTGGCTGATGATTAGCCTAATTGCAGTCATCTTTGCCTGGGGATTTTCTCAGCACCGCCAACGAGCTTAA
- the nusB gene encoding transcription antitermination factor NusB, with translation MLSESVPTPYSLLPTPHPSKIMQARRIARELALLSISQLPAKQERLEEQDLQAVVVAAVRTLTSEAQDALESAAAELQQSSARLLNSEIRTTDVQSARSMVTEAISLTQTAINRLGVAMEVPEFIQLANQREVRSYTLEIIRSLKDNQQKLDQLLSQALVDWQLSRLAWIDRDILRIAVTEILFLGVPDRVAINEAVELAKRYSGDEGHRFINGVLRRVSDQLKAESTPKG, from the coding sequence GTGCTGAGTGAATCCGTCCCCACTCCCTACTCCCTACTCCCTACTCCCCACCCCTCCAAAATTATGCAAGCCCGCCGTATCGCCCGTGAACTGGCACTCCTTAGCATTAGCCAGCTACCTGCCAAACAAGAGCGCTTAGAGGAACAGGATTTACAGGCTGTTGTTGTAGCAGCCGTGAGAACCCTCACGAGTGAAGCTCAAGACGCCCTGGAGAGCGCTGCTGCTGAATTACAGCAAAGTAGTGCCCGCTTGTTAAACAGCGAAATTCGTACAACCGATGTGCAGAGCGCCAGGTCAATGGTGACTGAGGCAATCTCCCTGACCCAAACCGCGATCAATCGCCTGGGCGTAGCGATGGAGGTTCCCGAATTCATTCAACTGGCAAACCAGAGGGAGGTCCGCTCCTACACCCTTGAAATCATCCGCTCCTTAAAAGATAACCAGCAAAAGCTTGACCAACTTCTGTCGCAAGCTTTAGTAGACTGGCAACTCTCCCGTCTCGCCTGGATCGATCGCGATATTTTGCGGATTGCCGTCACAGAGATCCTGTTCCTGGGAGTTCCCGATCGCGTCGCCATTAATGAAGCCGTAGAACTGGCAAAACGCTACAGTGGGGACGAAGGGCACCGTTTTATCAATGGCGTCCTGCGACGGGTTAGTGATCAGCTGAAGGCGGAGTCCACCCCTAAGGGCTGA
- a CDS encoding HpsJ family protein gives MKAFSLSPLTSLILKLVGIVLISTYLIDLIVYLITADFQNSQWVLNLTTQLVDRGFIPLVGLAILFTGFWVESNSDPATSGSSRGLRLTALWLASVLGLAFLLIAPWHFSTTRSAADDQIKKAEQNAASQQAQLDAQVQQLRAQVDAQANAADQAIKAGQLQGEELVRAKQLQKLKSDPKALEAQIAPARDQKQKEIQTQKQQIVDQTRKGALQTGLRICLNSLLLAFGYATIGWVGLRQLFNLQEPRGS, from the coding sequence ATGAAAGCCTTCAGCCTCTCTCCCCTTACCTCCCTCATCCTCAAACTTGTCGGAATCGTTCTGATCTCGACCTATCTAATCGATTTAATTGTCTATCTCATCACTGCGGATTTTCAAAACAGCCAGTGGGTCTTAAATTTGACCACACAACTGGTCGATCGGGGGTTTATTCCCCTCGTCGGTTTGGCGATCCTGTTTACCGGGTTTTGGGTAGAGAGCAATTCTGACCCTGCTACTAGCGGTAGTTCTAGAGGGTTGAGGTTAACCGCACTCTGGTTAGCCAGTGTTTTGGGACTGGCGTTCCTGTTAATTGCCCCCTGGCATTTCAGCACAACCCGATCGGCAGCAGACGACCAGATCAAAAAAGCAGAGCAGAATGCCGCCAGCCAGCAAGCCCAGCTTGACGCCCAGGTGCAGCAGTTAAGGGCGCAGGTAGACGCTCAGGCGAATGCCGCTGACCAGGCAATTAAAGCCGGACAACTTCAGGGAGAAGAGTTAGTCCGGGCAAAACAGTTGCAAAAATTGAAATCCGATCCGAAGGCACTGGAAGCCCAGATTGCGCCTGCCCGTGATCAGAAACAAAAGGAAATCCAAACTCAGAAACAGCAGATCGTTGACCAGACCAGAAAAGGAGCGCTTCAGACCGGGCTACGAATTTGCTTAAATAGCCTGCTGCTGGCATTTGGCTACGCCACGATCGGTTGGGTTGGACTGCGGCAATTGTTTAATTTACAGGAACCACGGGGCAGCTAG
- the pgl gene encoding 6-phosphogluconolactonase, with amino-acid sequence MDKFVEVFPDQATLIQRALEIVLEKVKAAIAERGQCTIALAGGNTPKPLYEQMATQDLPWRGIHVFWGDERYVPPDHPDSNQGMARRAWLDRVPIPPINIHPMPTDVAEPIEAANKHEAELQEFFQLQPGEFPAFDIILLGMGDDGHTASLFPHTEALQVHDRLITVGNKDGQPRLTFTVPLINHARAVIFIAAGAGKRHALDHIFAPSADATTYPARLIQPEGELWWLLDQTAGQDLKS; translated from the coding sequence ATGGATAAATTTGTGGAAGTATTTCCAGATCAGGCGACGTTGATTCAACGGGCGCTGGAAATTGTGTTGGAGAAGGTCAAGGCGGCGATCGCTGAGCGGGGACAATGCACGATCGCGCTGGCGGGTGGAAATACCCCCAAGCCCCTGTATGAACAAATGGCAACTCAGGATTTGCCCTGGCGGGGAATTCATGTGTTTTGGGGGGATGAGCGTTACGTTCCGCCCGACCACCCAGACAGTAATCAGGGAATGGCACGGCGTGCCTGGTTAGATCGGGTTCCGATCCCGCCGATTAACATTCATCCCATGCCGACAGATGTTGCCGAGCCGATCGAGGCAGCGAACAAACACGAGGCGGAGTTGCAGGAATTTTTTCAGCTCCAACCGGGGGAATTTCCTGCCTTTGATATTATTTTGCTGGGGATGGGGGACGACGGGCATACCGCTTCCCTGTTTCCCCATACTGAGGCCCTTCAGGTACACGATCGCCTGATCACCGTTGGCAACAAAGATGGTCAGCCTCGTCTAACCTTTACCGTTCCGCTAATTAACCATGCCCGTGCGGTCATTTTTATCGCCGCTGGGGCAGGTAAGCGCCATGCTTTGGATCACATTTTTGCGCCTTCGGCAGATGCAACCACCTATCCTGCCCGTCTAATTCAACCTGAGGGAGAACTTTGGTGGCTGTTGGATCAAACAGCTGGACAGGATTTAAAGTCATAA
- a CDS encoding DUF502 domain-containing protein, which yields MLQRFKQDLKNDLIAGLLVVIPLATTIWLTFTVANWVVNFLTRIPKQLNPFVDLHPILLNLLNLAIGLAVPLLCILVIGLMARNIAGRWLLDFGERILQAIPLAGAIYKTLKQLLETLLKDSGSKFRRVVLVEYPRQGVWSLGFVTGVSGESQAHFSNSMLGVFIPTTPNPTTGWYAVVPEDAVINLSMSIEDAFKVVVSGGIVSPDIKSVATLPMSKRSLDPFKEQSRQALAVEEEV from the coding sequence GTGCTCCAGCGCTTCAAGCAAGATCTGAAAAACGACCTGATTGCAGGGCTGCTAGTGGTAATTCCGCTGGCAACGACAATCTGGCTGACATTTACCGTCGCTAACTGGGTTGTCAATTTTCTGACCCGCATTCCAAAGCAACTGAACCCTTTCGTTGACTTGCACCCGATTTTGTTGAACCTGCTCAATTTAGCGATCGGTTTGGCAGTTCCCTTGCTTTGTATTCTTGTAATCGGCTTGATGGCACGAAACATCGCTGGACGCTGGCTACTAGATTTTGGGGAACGTATCCTTCAGGCAATTCCTCTGGCAGGGGCAATTTACAAAACCCTGAAGCAACTTCTGGAAACATTGCTAAAAGATAGTGGCAGTAAGTTTCGACGGGTGGTGTTGGTGGAATATCCCCGTCAGGGGGTCTGGTCCCTGGGTTTTGTCACCGGGGTGAGTGGGGAGTCGCAAGCTCACTTCTCCAACTCGATGCTGGGCGTATTTATTCCAACCACTCCCAACCCTACAACAGGGTGGTACGCGGTCGTCCCCGAAGATGCTGTGATCAATCTTTCGATGTCGATCGAGGATGCTTTCAAAGTTGTCGTTTCAGGTGGCATTGTTAGTCCTGATATTAAGTCAGTTGCCACACTTCCCATGTCTAAGCGATCGCTAGACCCGTTTAAGGAACAAAGCCGTCAGGCGCTCGCCGTTGAAGAAGAAGTTTAA
- a CDS encoding FHA domain-containing protein, which translates to MIVCPNCTHQNPDGAVQCEACYTPLPATMGCPNCGSTVQVDASFCGQCGFNLSAIGTQAASSAVQPPPPVPVSSPSGVPSLIPPDPLVPPDPIVGVPPVPNSIAASAAPSPDVPVPPPPVPVTKQPVAPSEGGAAPAQPRAAGPSTQLQQAKVQLLHVQTNTPVELPQSLSVIHIGKPNDRIPPDVDVSGFPDSEIVSRIHADIRVEGDSFYIEDVGSSNGTYINNAPLPMGNRHRLRHGDRVALGKGDKVTFLFQLS; encoded by the coding sequence ATGATTGTTTGCCCGAATTGCACTCATCAAAATCCGGATGGAGCAGTTCAGTGTGAGGCATGTTACACGCCCCTACCCGCTACAATGGGTTGCCCCAATTGTGGTTCGACTGTTCAGGTCGATGCCAGCTTTTGTGGGCAGTGCGGGTTTAATTTGAGCGCTATCGGAACTCAGGCAGCCAGTAGTGCCGTTCAGCCCCCCCCGCCTGTGCCCGTTTCTTCGCCATCGGGCGTGCCCAGTTTGATCCCACCCGATCCGCTGGTGCCTCCTGATCCAATCGTTGGAGTTCCTCCGGTTCCTAATTCGATCGCTGCCAGTGCTGCTCCATCCCCCGATGTACCGGTGCCACCACCGCCCGTTCCTGTGACGAAGCAACCTGTTGCTCCGTCAGAAGGTGGGGCTGCGCCCGCACAACCCAGGGCAGCTGGACCCAGTACCCAACTGCAACAGGCGAAGGTACAGCTTTTGCATGTGCAGACGAATACTCCGGTCGAGCTACCCCAAAGTTTGTCGGTTATTCATATTGGCAAACCGAACGATCGCATCCCTCCAGATGTGGATGTTTCAGGATTTCCTGACTCTGAAATCGTGTCACGAATCCATGCCGATATCCGCGTCGAGGGGGATTCATTCTACATCGAAGATGTGGGAAGCTCGAATGGAACCTACATTAATAACGCACCGCTGCCAATGGGAAATCGTCACCGCTTGCGCCACGGCGATCGTGTCGCTTTAGGCAAGGGAGATAAGGTTACATTTCTGTTTCAGCTTTCTTAG
- a CDS encoding ABC transporter permease — MVKPATIPVRNGRTNQSQVEGGMGAWVEESGMVFLSESLIGSDIVNTTFLGVGFASLDALNLLLGVEFWTATIRIASPLIFGTLGELLCERAGVLNLGIEGIMTIGALVSWAAVYQGANLWLGVLLAAGVGILLGCLHGLFTVYLGLSQHVTGIGITLLAANLAYFFYRVLLPQATTPPKITPFQPYPLPLLSQLPLIGQAVFAQTPLTYLALLMVGIVAYVLYRTPLGLAVRMVGENPHAVEAQGISVFAVRMGAVMVGSGLMAIAGSFLTLSAFDSFFVNLINGRGWICIALVIFASWQPFKALLGALLFAGFDALQLRLQQQIGAFIPYQVFLMLPYIFSILALTLMSRRAGYPKALMIPFRKGRTIAPQVRGIDTR, encoded by the coding sequence GTGGTAAAACCTGCGACTATCCCTGTCAGGAATGGGCGTACCAATCAATCCCAGGTTGAAGGGGGGATGGGTGCATGGGTGGAGGAAAGCGGGATGGTATTTCTCAGCGAGTCCCTAATTGGTTCTGATATAGTAAACACAACATTTTTAGGGGTGGGTTTCGCTTCATTGGATGCACTCAATTTGCTGCTAGGGGTTGAATTTTGGACAGCAACCATTCGGATTGCCAGCCCGCTCATTTTTGGGACATTGGGCGAGTTACTGTGTGAACGGGCAGGCGTGCTCAACCTGGGAATTGAAGGAATCATGACGATCGGTGCACTGGTTAGTTGGGCAGCGGTGTACCAGGGAGCTAACTTGTGGCTGGGGGTGTTGTTAGCGGCAGGAGTTGGAATTTTATTGGGTTGTTTGCACGGCCTATTTACTGTCTACTTGGGGCTGTCGCAGCACGTCACAGGCATTGGTATAACCCTACTGGCGGCAAACCTGGCCTATTTCTTTTACCGGGTGCTGTTGCCACAAGCCACCACTCCCCCCAAAATTACCCCATTTCAGCCCTATCCCCTCCCACTTCTGTCGCAACTTCCATTGATTGGGCAAGCAGTTTTTGCGCAAACCCCTCTGACTTATTTGGCGCTGCTGATGGTAGGCATTGTGGCGTATGTTCTGTACCGGACACCTCTGGGACTGGCAGTGCGAATGGTAGGAGAAAATCCCCATGCAGTTGAAGCCCAGGGCATCAGTGTCTTTGCGGTGCGCATGGGGGCTGTGATGGTGGGCAGTGGGTTAATGGCGATCGCAGGGTCCTTTCTTACCCTCTCCGCCTTCGACTCCTTCTTTGTGAATCTGATTAATGGGCGCGGTTGGATCTGCATTGCGCTGGTCATTTTCGCTTCCTGGCAACCGTTCAAAGCGTTACTCGGTGCCCTCCTGTTTGCCGGATTTGATGCGCTTCAATTGCGCTTGCAGCAGCAGATTGGTGCCTTCATTCCCTATCAGGTGTTCCTCATGCTGCCCTACATTTTCAGCATTCTGGCGCTCACGCTCATGTCCCGTCGGGCAGGCTATCCTAAAGCCCTGATGATCCCGTTTCGTAAAGGGAGAACGATAGCCCCTCAGGTTAGGGGAATCGATACTCGGTAG